Part of the Candidatus Methylomirabilota bacterium genome, GTGATCGCGCTCGTGAAGGGGAAGGACTTGGGCGTCGCCCTCCAGTTCACGAACTACCGCTCGAACTAGCCCGACTCCGCCTCCTCCGCCTCCCCGCCCCGAATCGTCGGAATTCTTATCACAATTGGTGTCAGTTGCACCCTCCCGGGGTTACGACGGGCGTCAATCCACTTCTATCCACAGGGCCGACCGCACCTCGTACCCCAATGGATGGTCCAGGAACAGGTAGGAGTGGCTTTAGGGCGGAGCGACGCGACGGCTGGATGACAGCCCCCTGTAACCGAGACTTTACAGGTCAGAAGTGGGCTACTCGGGGCGTCGCGGGGAAAGCCCCGCAACTTCTGCGCCTTCCAGTGCTGGCACAGTGTGTGCCCCGGCGAGGGCCCGCACTTCATAAGGAGACCCATGACCATGAGATCGCTCAAAACAGCGGTAGCCGCCGTGGCAGTGCTTGGACTCCTCGTCGCCGCTGTCTCAGGCGCCTACGCGGGGGCCATCCACGATGCCGGGCTCTTCACGACCGTGTTGAACCGGAACGACGACGGCTCGGTGGGGCCCGTCAGCATTGGGTTCGGCATCAACTTCTTCGGGCTCAACAGTGGGAATCAGACCACGTTGTTCGTAAATAACAACGGCAACGTGACGTTCAACTCGGCGCTGTCGGAGTTCACGCCGTTCCCCCTGCTCACCACCAACGTGCCGATGATCGCGCCGTTCTTCGCCGACGTCGACACGCGGGCGGCGGGTAGTGACGTGGTGCGGTACGGTCAGGCCACGATCAACGGCCACTCGGTGTTTGGTGTGAACTGGATCAACGTCGGCTACTTCTTCGAACGCGACGAGCATCTCAATTCCTTCCAACTCATCATCACCGACCGCTCGGATACGGGCGCCGGCAACTTCGACTTCGAGTTCAACTACGACGCCATCACCTGGGAAACCGGCGAGGCGAGCGACGGTGACGCAAACGGCTTGGGTGGCGACTCGGCTCGGGCCGGCTGGTCGAACGGCAGCAACAAGAGCTTCGAGCTCGCCGGCTCGGCCATCAACGGCGCGCTCCTCGACACCAACTGCCCCAATGGCGCCACCGGCCTCACCTGCCACGACCTGAACAGCAGTATCCTCGGCCAGTACATCTTTTCCGTGCGCAACGGCGTGGTGATTCCGCCCCCCACCGGCGTGCCGGCCCCCGGGGCGCTCGTGCTCCTCGGCGCCGGGCTCCTCGGCGCGGGCACGACGGCGCTGCTGAGACGCCGCGCGAAGTAGCCGACCCGCTCACGGCGAATTCACTCGGGCGCCGGACGACCTCCGGCGCCCGCAGTCTATTCGCCCGCCCCCGGGGCCGCTCTGGTACGCTTGAGTGCGTGACGGTTCCCGCGCTTCTCGCGGCCCTCGTCGTCCTGGTCCTCACCGCGGGACCGGTGTGCGCGATCGTGCCCGATCCAGGAACGGGGGCCCCGCCCCTCCCGGCGCCCCCCGCCGCCTCGCCCTCCCTCACCGCGGTGATCGACGCCCTCAAGCGGGGCGACAGAGAGGCCGCCCTCAAGGGCGCGCGCGAGTTCACCAAGGCGCAGCCGGGCAACGCCACCGGCCAGGAGCTGCTCGGCGTCGCTGCGCAGGTCAACCGGCTGTACCGCGAGGCGGAGACCGCCTACACCGAGGCGCTGCGCCTCGAGCCGGGCCGTCTCCCGGTGATGGTGCGCCTCGGTCAGCTCGCGTTGGAGACCCGCGA contains:
- a CDS encoding nidogen-like domain-containing protein → MRSLKTAVAAVAVLGLLVAAVSGAYAGAIHDAGLFTTVLNRNDDGSVGPVSIGFGINFFGLNSGNQTTLFVNNNGNVTFNSALSEFTPFPLLTTNVPMIAPFFADVDTRAAGSDVVRYGQATINGHSVFGVNWINVGYFFERDEHLNSFQLIITDRSDTGAGNFDFEFNYDAITWETGEASDGDANGLGGDSARAGWSNGSNKSFELAGSAINGALLDTNCPNGATGLTCHDLNSSILGQYIFSVRNGVVIPPPTGVPAPGALVLLGAGLLGAGTTALLRRRAK